The following proteins are encoded in a genomic region of Neomonachus schauinslandi chromosome 7, ASM220157v2, whole genome shotgun sequence:
- the TEX43 gene encoding testis-expressed protein 43, with translation MASGKDTCPILPKLANSCCEESSYKPSNKCNEVHLPRFSLKQGMIPRRYIMPWKENMKFRNVNLQHAEACGIHAGPLEDSLFLNHSERLCHGEDQKVVLKKGPPEIKIADMPLHSPLSRYQSTVISHGFRRRLV, from the exons ATGGCCTCAGGGAAAGACACTTGTCCTATCTTACCTAAGCTTGCCAATAGCTGTTGTGAGGAGAGTTCATATAAGCCTTCTAATAA GTGTAATGAGGTTCATTTACCACGGTTTTCATTAAAGCAAGGGATGATCCCAAGACGTTACATTATGCcttggaaagaaaacatgaaattcagGAATGTGAATCTGCAG CACGCAGAAGCGTGTGGGATCCACGCTGGCCCTTTAGAAGACTCTCTGTTTTTGAATCACAGCGAAAGGCTTTGCCATGGGGAAGACCAGAAAGTTGTCTTGAAGAAAGGCCCCCCAGAAATAAAAATTGCCGATATGCCTCTGCATTCGCCGCTCTCCAGATACCAAAGCACTGTGATCTCCCACGGCTTCAGGAGGCGACTGGTCTGA